In bacterium, one genomic interval encodes:
- the alaS gene encoding alanine--tRNA ligase, with protein MTAAEIRQQFLDFFREREHLIVPSAPVVPQDDPTLLFTNAGMNQFKPSFLGIAKPAAPRIADTQKCIRVSGKHNDLEEVGVSPYHHTFFEMLGNWSFGDYFKRESIRWGWELMTDVFKLPKDKMYATVYETDDEAESLWRSETDILPSHVLRFGKKDNWWSMGDTGPCGPCTEMHIDRGPEYDSDPAAFVNSGSRRYIELWNHVFIQYDARPDGSLVQLPAKHVDTGAGLERLATVLGGHRSNYDTDLFQPIIQAIVERSRKAYSQGDDGIPHRVIADHLRCLTFAIGDGAMPGNEGRGYVLRRILRRAARFGRKLELHEPFIHTLVPVLVDTMGQIFPEIKDRHAHIARVIEAEESHFGKTLDRGLEQFETVVSELRKTQSAVIPGDEAFKLYDTFGFPIDLTQLMARENGFDVDESGFAGAMDAQRARARAAGAFKAGREEFTYDGELPATEFAGYESLAVSTEILPLHFDAESGRLLFTAKLTPFYVESGGQVADDGSAELELGDHFVHAAVLGVLRRDKSVLHTAQVEGIHPELQQAVIGKLWIPVILRVTREHRIPTEYNHTSTHLLHAALRAAFGDHVHQAGSYVGPDYLRFDYTHFEKPTTDELHRIEAQVNEWIRGNYGVAPRTLPLKQAQALGAMALFGEKYGDEVRMVEISDEERIVSRELCGGCHVKRTGDIGVFVIKAETSAAAGVRRIEALTGDSAWRFLASQRAKVDEFVDLLGSAGSDPAEKLKLTLDEKKKLEKEIEQLRAIAARSEMQALVAQAVTVHGFRLVAQQVSAQNLDQLKDMGDALRDALGSGIGVLAMVADDKPGLAVVITQDLVKAGWDAVPIVKELAKPLKGGGGGKSHMATAGGKDAAAIGEVLGQAAQTVGRFAPGSGK; from the coding sequence ATGACCGCAGCCGAAATCCGCCAACAATTTCTCGATTTTTTCCGCGAACGTGAACATCTGATCGTGCCGTCCGCACCGGTCGTGCCGCAGGACGACCCCACGTTGTTGTTCACGAACGCCGGTATGAACCAGTTCAAGCCGTCGTTTCTTGGGATCGCCAAACCCGCGGCTCCGCGGATTGCCGATACGCAGAAATGTATCCGCGTGTCGGGTAAGCACAACGACCTTGAAGAGGTCGGCGTGTCGCCGTACCACCATACATTCTTCGAGATGCTCGGCAATTGGAGCTTCGGCGACTACTTCAAACGAGAGTCTATTCGCTGGGGCTGGGAGCTGATGACGGACGTCTTCAAGCTGCCGAAGGACAAAATGTACGCCACGGTCTACGAGACCGATGACGAGGCGGAATCGCTGTGGCGCAGCGAGACCGATATTCTACCGTCGCACGTCCTGCGGTTCGGCAAAAAAGACAATTGGTGGTCTATGGGGGATACGGGACCGTGCGGCCCCTGCACTGAAATGCACATTGATCGCGGACCGGAGTATGACAGCGACCCGGCTGCGTTCGTGAATTCAGGTTCACGCCGCTACATCGAGCTGTGGAACCACGTGTTCATTCAATACGATGCACGGCCCGATGGATCGCTCGTGCAATTGCCTGCCAAGCACGTGGACACGGGCGCCGGACTCGAGAGATTGGCGACCGTTCTGGGCGGGCATCGCTCGAACTACGATACCGACCTGTTTCAACCCATCATTCAGGCAATCGTCGAGCGCTCCCGCAAGGCGTACTCGCAAGGAGATGACGGCATTCCGCACCGCGTGATCGCCGATCACTTGCGCTGCCTGACCTTTGCGATCGGTGATGGCGCCATGCCGGGCAACGAGGGGCGCGGCTATGTGCTGCGCCGCATTTTGCGCCGGGCCGCGCGGTTTGGCCGCAAGCTCGAATTGCACGAGCCGTTCATTCACACGCTGGTGCCAGTGCTTGTGGATACGATGGGACAGATTTTCCCCGAGATCAAGGATCGTCACGCGCATATTGCGCGGGTGATTGAGGCCGAAGAATCGCATTTCGGAAAGACGCTGGATCGCGGCCTCGAGCAATTTGAAACGGTGGTCTCGGAATTGCGCAAGACGCAATCGGCCGTGATTCCCGGTGATGAGGCCTTCAAACTCTACGACACATTCGGCTTCCCGATCGACTTGACACAGTTGATGGCACGCGAAAATGGTTTCGACGTGGATGAATCGGGCTTCGCCGGTGCCATGGATGCGCAACGAGCCCGGGCCCGGGCCGCCGGAGCCTTTAAAGCCGGACGTGAGGAATTTACCTACGATGGGGAGTTGCCGGCAACGGAGTTTGCGGGATATGAGTCGTTGGCCGTTTCGACCGAGATACTGCCTTTGCATTTTGACGCCGAGAGCGGACGCCTGTTGTTCACAGCGAAATTAACGCCGTTCTACGTAGAGTCGGGCGGCCAGGTCGCGGATGACGGCAGCGCCGAGCTTGAACTGGGCGACCACTTTGTGCATGCCGCCGTACTGGGAGTGCTGCGCCGTGACAAGTCCGTTCTGCATACGGCCCAGGTCGAGGGCATTCATCCAGAACTGCAGCAGGCTGTGATCGGTAAGTTGTGGATTCCAGTGATTCTGCGGGTGACGCGCGAGCACCGTATCCCAACCGAATACAACCACACGTCCACGCACCTCCTGCATGCGGCTCTGCGGGCCGCCTTCGGCGATCACGTGCACCAGGCGGGATCCTATGTTGGTCCCGATTACCTGCGCTTCGACTACACGCATTTCGAGAAGCCAACGACAGATGAACTGCACCGCATTGAGGCGCAGGTCAACGAGTGGATTCGCGGCAATTACGGCGTTGCACCGCGGACGCTCCCGCTCAAACAGGCGCAGGCGCTCGGTGCAATGGCGCTATTTGGCGAGAAGTACGGCGACGAAGTGCGCATGGTCGAAATCTCCGACGAAGAGCGCATCGTCTCGCGGGAACTGTGCGGCGGCTGTCATGTCAAACGCACCGGCGACATCGGCGTGTTTGTCATCAAGGCCGAGACGTCAGCGGCGGCCGGCGTGCGCCGCATTGAAGCCCTGACCGGCGACAGCGCGTGGCGTTTTCTGGCGTCGCAGCGTGCGAAGGTGGATGAGTTTGTGGATCTGTTGGGCAGCGCGGGAAGTGATCCTGCCGAGAAGCTCAAGCTGACGCTCGACGAGAAGAAGAAACTCGAAAAAGAGATTGAGCAGTTGCGCGCGATTGCCGCGAGGAGTGAAATGCAGGCGCTGGTGGCTCAGGCGGTGACCGTCCATGGCTTCAGACTCGTGGCACAGCAGGTGAGCGCACAGAATCTCGATCAACTCAAAGATATGGGCGACGCATTGCGCGACGCACTGGGCAGCGGAATCGGCGTGCTGGCGATGGTCGCCGATGACAAGCCGGGACTGGCAGTCGTGATTACGCAGGACCTCGTTAAGGCGGGATGGGATGCCGTGCCGATTGTCAAGGAGCTGGCCAAACCTCTGAAAGGCGGCGGCGGCGGCAAGTCCCACATGGCTACAGCAGGCGGTAAGGATGCTGCGGCGATTGGCGAGGTACTTGGCCAGGCCGCGCAAACGGTTGGGCGCTTCGCACCGGGAAGCGGAAAGTGA
- a CDS encoding regulatory protein RecX: protein MKTATKRPPLEPALPYAVKLLATRSYTVRKLKDKLKIRGYLPDEIEQAIVKLQEKNLLNDERFAEGFVRTRLESHPRGRMALARDLQARGVAGSLARSVANAAVDNDQEFELARELVERKSGQYAGLDKLTCRRRLTALLARRGFRPDVISKILALPPDEPPLEENA, encoded by the coding sequence ATGAAAACGGCTACGAAAAGGCCGCCGCTCGAACCGGCCCTGCCGTACGCGGTCAAACTCCTGGCAACGCGCTCTTATACGGTCCGCAAGCTGAAGGACAAGCTCAAGATACGTGGCTATCTGCCGGACGAGATTGAGCAGGCCATCGTCAAGTTGCAGGAGAAGAACCTGCTCAACGACGAACGCTTCGCCGAGGGCTTTGTACGCACGAGGCTTGAATCGCATCCGCGTGGGCGGATGGCCTTGGCGCGCGATCTGCAAGCGCGCGGTGTCGCGGGCAGTTTGGCCCGATCCGTTGCTAATGCGGCAGTGGATAACGATCAAGAGTTCGAGCTGGCCCGCGAGCTGGTTGAGCGCAAATCCGGACAATATGCCGGACTCGACAAACTCACCTGCCGCCGCAGGCTGACCGCCTTGCTCGCGCGTCGCGGCTTCCGGCCCGATGTCATTTCTAAAATTCTGGCGCTGCCGCCGGATGAACCCCCGTTAGAGGAGAACGCCTGA
- the recA gene encoding recombinase RecA — protein sequence MDSEKQKNLDLTLAQIDKQYGKGSIMRLGDNGQVQRIDVISTGALSLDAALGVGGVPRGRVVEIYGPESSGKTTLALTIISEAQKKGGKAAIIDAEHALDSNYARALGVDLDDLLVSQPDTGEQALDIAEMLIRSGALDVIVIDSVAALVPKAEIEGEMGDSLPGLQARLMSQAMRKLTAVVARSRTCLIFINQLRMKIGVMFGNPETTTGGNALKFYSSVRMEIRRMASIKDGETMIGNRTKVKIVKNKIAPPFREAEFDIIYGQGIEKVGDLLDLAATLEIVNKSGTWYSFKDERLGQGRERVISTLKEQPEMLKTINTEVRRELGFVAPETGPAVEAEAEPTKSRSKKS from the coding sequence CTGGATTCGGAAAAACAGAAAAATCTCGATCTGACGCTGGCACAGATTGACAAGCAGTATGGCAAGGGCTCGATCATGCGCTTGGGGGACAACGGCCAGGTGCAGCGGATTGACGTGATCTCGACCGGCGCGCTATCGCTCGATGCAGCGTTGGGAGTGGGCGGTGTGCCGCGCGGACGCGTCGTGGAAATCTATGGTCCGGAATCGTCGGGCAAGACAACGCTGGCGCTGACGATCATATCTGAAGCACAGAAAAAAGGCGGCAAGGCGGCAATTATTGACGCCGAACATGCGCTCGATTCAAACTATGCGCGCGCACTGGGTGTGGACCTGGACGATTTGCTCGTGTCGCAGCCCGATACTGGCGAGCAGGCGCTCGATATCGCCGAAATGCTGATCCGTTCCGGGGCTCTGGACGTGATTGTCATTGACTCGGTGGCGGCGCTTGTGCCGAAGGCCGAAATTGAAGGCGAAATGGGCGACTCGCTGCCCGGCCTGCAGGCCCGCCTGATGAGTCAGGCCATGCGCAAGCTGACCGCCGTGGTGGCTCGTTCACGAACATGCTTGATTTTCATCAATCAGCTCCGCATGAAGATCGGCGTCATGTTTGGAAACCCGGAAACGACGACCGGCGGCAATGCCCTGAAGTTCTACAGCTCGGTGCGTATGGAGATTCGCCGCATGGCTTCAATCAAAGACGGCGAGACCATGATCGGGAACCGGACGAAGGTCAAGATTGTAAAAAACAAGATTGCTCCACCCTTCCGTGAGGCCGAGTTCGATATCATCTACGGACAGGGTATCGAAAAGGTCGGCGACCTGCTTGATTTGGCGGCCACCCTGGAAATTGTCAACAAATCGGGCACATGGTATTCTTTCAAAGACGAACGATTGGGCCAAGGCCGCGAGCGCGTGATTTCCACGCTCAAGGAGCAGCCGGAGATGCTCAAGACTATTAATACCGAGGTTCGCCGTGAACTGGGTTTCGTGGCCCCGGAGACTGGACCTGCCGTTGAAGCAGAAGCCGAACCGACCAAATCGCGCAGCAAGAAGTCGTAG
- a CDS encoding SRPBCC family protein: MPKQTITTEIEAPTARLWELLTVPKEVETWAPNVRDLRIEPVGGFGKDAMRIFTLDLAGKDVTLETRVTHYANGEYYAEEVTGGSAGLHEKVEHLRTSFRFIELAEKRCAVNFTIDYEMKGFMNKMLEKVVMGAFLSQYKLWFERLKTYAETGRSV; this comes from the coding sequence GTGCCTAAGCAAACTATAACCACTGAGATCGAAGCTCCGACGGCGCGCTTGTGGGAGCTTCTGACCGTACCCAAGGAAGTTGAAACCTGGGCGCCCAACGTGCGCGACTTGCGGATTGAACCCGTCGGCGGTTTTGGCAAGGACGCCATGCGCATCTTCACGCTCGATTTGGCAGGCAAAGACGTGACCCTCGAGACGCGGGTGACGCATTACGCGAACGGCGAGTATTATGCCGAAGAAGTTACGGGCGGCAGTGCCGGGCTGCATGAAAAGGTCGAGCACCTGAGGACCAGTTTCCGCTTCATTGAATTGGCCGAGAAGCGCTGCGCGGTGAATTTCACCATTGACTATGAAATGAAGGGCTTCATGAACAAGATGCTTGAGAAAGTGGTCATGGGCGCCTTCCTGTCGCAATATAAGTTGTGGTTCGAGCGGCTAAAGACCTACGCCGAGACGGGCCGTTCGGTATAA
- the thpR gene encoding RNA 2',3'-cyclic phosphodiesterase: MRLFIAIMLPDQWQVILRQPQEKIGWLGRGVKWVEPENLHLTLKFLGDTPDDLLPRIESDVEEVCRDIGPFKLAIQGVGCFPNKSRPRAYWAGLTPSKALKSLQGGIAERMDALGFEPEEKEFVPHLTVARIKEPIGKERMTQAFLNFALQSDSFTVTEVSLVKSTLRQEGPIYSVLRNFPLSSLLNPT; encoded by the coding sequence GTGAGACTGTTCATCGCTATAATGCTGCCGGATCAATGGCAGGTGATTCTAAGGCAGCCGCAAGAGAAGATCGGCTGGCTCGGACGCGGCGTGAAGTGGGTGGAACCCGAGAACCTGCACTTGACGCTCAAATTCCTGGGCGACACGCCCGATGACTTGCTGCCTCGCATCGAGAGCGATGTTGAGGAAGTCTGCCGCGATATCGGGCCGTTCAAGCTGGCCATTCAAGGCGTCGGTTGTTTCCCAAATAAGAGCAGACCTCGCGCCTATTGGGCTGGTCTGACGCCTTCCAAGGCGCTGAAATCGCTTCAGGGCGGCATCGCCGAGCGGATGGATGCACTGGGATTCGAACCGGAAGAAAAGGAATTCGTGCCGCACCTGACGGTCGCTCGAATCAAAGAGCCGATCGGCAAGGAGCGGATGACACAGGCATTTCTGAACTTCGCGTTGCAGAGCGATTCCTTCACCGTTACCGAAGTCAGTCTGGTGAAGAGTACGCTCCGGCAAGAAGGGCCAATCTATTCGGTCCTAAGAAATTTTCCGTTGAGCTCATTGCTCAACCCAACCTAA
- a CDS encoding competence/damage-inducible protein A, giving the protein MSERLRSEVITIGDELLLGRTINSNAAFLGQRLAECGVPVQWSSCVADDVAEIQAAISLALNRADVIVLSGGLGPTPDDLTRDAIARLFDLPLVESAEQRVHVEEIFRKLGRAIPTASSNQVLVLGGALRLPNPLGTAAGIYLERKGKHLFALPGVPPELERLMDEQVEPIVQRQFGGAKYFARTLRMAGIGESLLMERLGDLDALARRVELAYLPHQGLLDLRMTSRATDAYEAEADIAFAEHYIRERAGEHVYATGRDTLAQVIGNVLVNRGQWLTVAESCTGGLISAMLTDTPGASRWFNRGFVTYANEAKQELLGVPAATLEQYGAVSEETVQAMAEGALRTARADWAVSVSGIAGPDGGTDEKPVGTVWIGIASAHTTVSQKIQVGSRSRELVRTRAAHFALYLLFKQLTGKR; this is encoded by the coding sequence ATGAGCGAGCGACTGCGCAGCGAAGTGATCACGATTGGCGACGAGCTGCTGTTGGGCCGGACCATCAATAGCAATGCGGCATTCCTTGGGCAGCGTCTGGCCGAGTGCGGAGTTCCCGTACAATGGTCGTCGTGCGTGGCGGACGATGTGGCCGAGATTCAGGCGGCCATCAGTCTGGCGCTGAACCGGGCTGACGTCATTGTCCTGTCAGGCGGACTCGGTCCGACACCGGACGATCTGACACGCGACGCCATCGCCAGGTTGTTCGATTTGCCGCTTGTGGAGTCGGCGGAACAGCGGGTGCATGTCGAGGAGATATTTCGCAAGCTGGGACGCGCCATACCTACAGCCTCGTCGAATCAGGTGCTCGTGCTCGGGGGAGCGCTGCGCTTGCCGAACCCGCTGGGTACTGCGGCGGGAATATATTTGGAACGCAAGGGCAAGCACCTGTTTGCGTTGCCCGGTGTGCCGCCGGAGCTTGAACGGTTGATGGATGAACAGGTAGAGCCGATCGTGCAGCGCCAGTTTGGCGGAGCGAAATATTTCGCGCGCACGCTGCGCATGGCGGGCATTGGTGAGTCGCTGCTCATGGAGCGCTTGGGCGACCTCGATGCTTTGGCCCGGCGGGTTGAGTTGGCGTATTTGCCCCACCAAGGTCTGCTTGACCTACGGATGACTTCGCGAGCAACGGACGCGTACGAGGCGGAGGCCGATATCGCATTCGCCGAGCATTATATTCGCGAACGCGCAGGCGAACATGTTTACGCGACCGGACGGGACACGTTAGCGCAAGTCATCGGGAATGTCTTGGTCAACCGCGGCCAGTGGCTGACGGTGGCAGAGAGCTGCACGGGCGGTTTGATCAGCGCCATGTTGACCGACACGCCGGGAGCTTCGCGCTGGTTCAATCGCGGTTTCGTGACTTACGCGAATGAGGCTAAACAAGAATTGCTCGGCGTGCCCGCGGCAACGCTGGAACAGTACGGCGCCGTCTCTGAAGAGACAGTACAGGCCATGGCCGAAGGAGCGTTGCGAACGGCGCGAGCGGATTGGGCAGTGAGCGTCTCCGGGATTGCGGGTCCGGATGGCGGCACGGATGAGAAGCCGGTGGGAACGGTTTGGATCGGAATCGCCTCTGCACACACAACGGTCTCCCAAAAAATCCAGGTGGGCAGCCGGAGCCGGGAGCTGGTGCGCACACGCGCGGCCCATTTCGCGCTCTATCTGTTGTTTAAGCAACTGACCGGCAAGCGATAG
- a CDS encoding phosphatidylglycerophosphatase A, with protein sequence MITRFEEAVTTVLWTGYSPVAPATVASALVAGILWFVPRAQSPWMLILLGLLTFVGVWLSNRYIDGYEVRDPGRFALVRRKNPKKEDPDPVVFDELVGQWITLLAVPHTILGFSAAFFAFRAFDIFKPLGAGQLQKLPRGWGVMLDDVLAGLWAALCLYGLHYWQPELLSAF encoded by the coding sequence ATGATCACTCGCTTCGAAGAGGCCGTCACGACCGTATTGTGGACGGGCTATTCACCGGTGGCTCCCGCGACCGTCGCCTCGGCGCTGGTAGCAGGCATCTTGTGGTTTGTACCGCGTGCGCAGTCACCATGGATGCTGATCCTGCTGGGGCTGCTGACCTTCGTCGGTGTGTGGCTGTCAAACCGTTACATCGACGGCTACGAAGTTCGTGACCCCGGGAGGTTTGCTCTGGTACGGCGGAAGAATCCAAAGAAGGAAGATCCCGATCCGGTCGTGTTTGATGAACTCGTCGGGCAGTGGATAACGCTGCTTGCCGTTCCGCATACGATCCTCGGCTTCAGCGCGGCATTTTTCGCTTTTCGAGCCTTTGATATCTTCAAGCCGCTGGGCGCCGGGCAATTGCAGAAGCTGCCGCGCGGCTGGGGCGTGATGCTCGACGATGTTTTGGCCGGGCTGTGGGCAGCGCTGTGCTTGTACGGATTGCATTACTGGCAGCCGGAACTGCTGAGCGCATTTTGA
- a CDS encoding CDP-alcohol phosphatidyltransferase family protein: MIPGFNLANQLTLSRLALGPLFLIAYLGEFKYSIELALGVAVLIEATDVADGIAARSRKQVSDVGKLLDPMSDTIARISYFISFLVWGFAAAWMVAIIVYRDVVVAYLRVFSALTGTAMGRRTSGKWKGILQGAVALTILTLHWVHARVTPVPYFEKIVWWILASVTAYTVFTLIEYLHGNRELLREIRHRGRPI, from the coding sequence ATGATTCCCGGGTTTAATCTGGCCAATCAGCTCACGCTGTCGCGCCTGGCATTGGGACCGCTATTTCTGATAGCCTATTTGGGCGAGTTTAAGTACTCGATCGAACTGGCGCTGGGAGTTGCGGTACTGATTGAGGCGACAGACGTAGCCGACGGCATCGCGGCGCGATCGCGCAAGCAGGTCTCAGACGTGGGCAAACTGCTGGATCCGATGAGTGACACCATTGCCCGCATCTCCTATTTCATCAGTTTTCTCGTGTGGGGCTTCGCCGCCGCGTGGATGGTTGCGATTATTGTCTACCGCGACGTGGTTGTGGCCTACCTGCGCGTTTTTTCCGCGCTGACCGGCACTGCGATGGGGCGGCGCACCAGCGGCAAGTGGAAGGGAATTTTACAGGGCGCGGTGGCGCTGACTATCCTCACGCTCCATTGGGTGCATGCCCGCGTGACACCTGTCCCGTATTTTGAGAAGATTGTCTGGTGGATTCTGGCCAGTGTGACGGCCTATACAGTGTTTACCCTGATTGAGTATTTGCACGGCAACCGCGAGCTGCTACGCGAAATCCGGCATCGTGGACGGCCCATCTAA
- the recR gene encoding recombination protein RecR has product MSQMSPTLERLIDQIAKLPGLGKKSALRIALHILKQSEPDARALAEAIMQVKLRLHLCPRCGNLTESELCVICADPKRDSQMLCIVESPQDILRLEKATGYRGVYHVLGGVLSPLDGVGPEALRMAELWTRTTHETFREVILAISPTADGDATSLYLLRELKEKQIPATRLARGVPIGAELEHVDEVTLARALAERTRMDN; this is encoded by the coding sequence ATGTCACAAATGTCGCCGACGCTTGAGCGGCTGATTGACCAGATTGCAAAGCTGCCGGGCCTGGGCAAGAAGTCCGCGCTGCGCATCGCATTGCACATTCTGAAGCAGTCAGAACCCGACGCCCGGGCGTTGGCCGAAGCGATCATGCAAGTCAAACTGCGGTTGCATTTGTGCCCGCGTTGCGGCAATCTGACTGAAAGCGAGTTGTGCGTCATCTGCGCGGACCCGAAGCGCGATTCGCAAATGCTCTGCATTGTGGAGTCGCCACAAGATATTTTGCGGCTGGAGAAGGCAACGGGATACCGGGGCGTCTACCACGTGTTGGGCGGCGTGCTGAGCCCGCTCGATGGCGTAGGACCGGAAGCCTTGCGCATGGCTGAACTGTGGACGCGCACGACGCACGAAACTTTTCGTGAAGTGATCCTGGCGATCAGTCCGACTGCGGACGGTGATGCGACGTCGCTCTACCTGCTGCGTGAGTTGAAAGAGAAACAGATTCCCGCCACGCGGCTGGCGCGCGGCGTCCCCATCGGTGCCGAACTCGAGCACGTGGATGAGGTGACGCTGGCGCGGGCGCTGGCTGAACGTACGCGGATGGACAATTGA
- the dnaX gene encoding DNA polymerase III subunit gamma/tau, producing the protein MSYQVLARRWRPQRFADVVGQEHITRTLQNAIAQSRLAHGFLFTGPRGVGKTSTARILARAINCERAGQLQPVEPCNECETCRALLEDRELDVVEIDGASYNKVDDIRRINEAARLAPAAGQKKVFIIDEVHMLTTQAFNAFLKTLEEPPSHVIFILATTDVHKVPATIRSRVQRFDFRPLSPVEIADHLGHIAQAEGWAAEPEALYQIARAADGSLRDAEGLLDQVVAFCANNITLDETRNVLGTLSAAVLERATQLVATQDMNGLPEFFGLLARQGSDYSLLLRELQSYWTDGVFLLQNLPIPGRGPDECAALRSAMGDLTIEDMFRLIRLAANLEDDIKWSVSPRTRFEISVLRWVTLDRAVSIKELLGQVERDTPVAQSARPASPAPAAPRPAAPTVPKEAETPRTVTQPKPKAPTAQAAPTAPPPPPTRTTALELDELNGAWAGICDAIERISSAAAAFAHNDWETVSLQGTTLTIRPRHPGKFHLDNIKSNSAALEQAILEVTGARVKIVAAAAAAADNPAPTAKTSAAPRKAESGDAAAEGGDLFSSVMSQFGGEDVTSRVEKAKK; encoded by the coding sequence ATGAGCTATCAGGTACTCGCCCGCCGCTGGCGGCCACAGCGCTTCGCTGACGTGGTCGGCCAAGAGCATATCACCCGCACGCTTCAGAATGCCATTGCGCAGTCGAGACTTGCGCACGGCTTCTTGTTTACGGGTCCGCGCGGTGTGGGGAAAACCTCGACAGCGCGCATTCTGGCCCGAGCGATTAACTGTGAACGGGCCGGGCAGCTCCAACCCGTCGAACCGTGCAACGAATGCGAGACTTGTCGCGCACTGCTCGAGGATCGTGAATTGGACGTCGTCGAGATTGACGGCGCTTCGTACAACAAGGTGGACGACATCCGCCGTATCAACGAAGCGGCGCGGCTGGCGCCGGCCGCAGGTCAGAAGAAAGTCTTCATCATTGACGAAGTTCACATGCTGACGACGCAGGCGTTCAATGCGTTTTTAAAAACGCTTGAAGAGCCCCCCTCGCATGTGATCTTTATTTTGGCGACGACCGACGTACACAAAGTGCCGGCGACCATTCGCTCGCGCGTTCAGCGCTTTGACTTCAGGCCGTTGTCTCCGGTCGAGATTGCCGATCATCTCGGCCATATCGCGCAAGCGGAAGGCTGGGCAGCCGAGCCGGAGGCCTTGTACCAGATCGCGCGCGCTGCGGACGGATCGTTGCGCGACGCAGAAGGACTGCTGGATCAGGTCGTAGCGTTCTGCGCGAATAACATCACTCTCGACGAGACCCGCAACGTGCTGGGCACGCTGTCAGCCGCCGTGCTTGAACGGGCAACGCAGTTGGTGGCAACGCAGGACATGAATGGACTGCCGGAGTTTTTCGGTCTACTGGCGCGACAAGGCTCGGATTACAGCCTGCTTCTGCGTGAATTGCAGTCCTATTGGACGGACGGAGTCTTTCTGCTGCAGAACCTGCCGATACCGGGGAGGGGTCCCGACGAGTGTGCGGCGCTGCGCAGTGCGATGGGTGATCTGACGATTGAGGACATGTTCCGGCTGATTCGTCTCGCCGCGAATCTCGAGGACGATATCAAGTGGTCCGTTTCGCCGCGAACACGGTTTGAGATTTCGGTGCTCCGCTGGGTTACTCTGGATCGTGCGGTGAGCATCAAGGAGCTCTTGGGCCAGGTGGAGCGCGATACTCCGGTGGCGCAGTCAGCGCGGCCCGCTTCGCCCGCTCCGGCCGCTCCGCGCCCGGCCGCACCGACGGTGCCCAAAGAGGCTGAGACTCCGCGAACGGTGACGCAACCCAAACCCAAAGCGCCGACGGCACAAGCCGCACCAACCGCCCCCCCACCCCCACCGACGCGCACAACAGCGCTGGAGTTGGACGAACTGAACGGAGCATGGGCTGGAATCTGTGATGCGATCGAAAGGATCAGCTCGGCCGCGGCGGCCTTCGCCCACAACGATTGGGAGACGGTCAGCCTGCAAGGCACGACGTTGACTATTCGACCGCGCCATCCGGGCAAGTTCCATCTCGATAACATCAAGAGTAACTCGGCGGCGCTCGAACAGGCGATCCTCGAGGTCACGGGCGCACGAGTTAAGATTGTGGCGGCAGCGGCAGCGGCGGCCGACAATCCTGCACCGACCGCGAAGACCTCGGCGGCACCGCGCAAGGCGGAGTCGGGCGATGCTGCCGCGGAAGGCGGCGACCTTTTCAGCAGCGTCATGTCGCAGTTTGGCGGCGAGGACGTCACCTCACGCGTCGAGAAGGCGAAGAAGTAG